A genomic segment from Clostridium pasteurianum BC1 encodes:
- a CDS encoding PTS fructose transporter subunit IIABC, with translation MKITELLKKDTIILDLKASSKAEVIDELVNKLDSAGRLNNKEDYKNAILKRESEFSTGIGDGIAIPHAKTAAVKTPALAFGRSIKGIDYDSLDGSPANIFFMIAASEGANNTHLETLSRLSTMLMNPDFKAKLLEVKSEDEVLSLIDSEEEEKLEEESSEGSVVEESEGSKGLVLAVTACPTGIAHTYMAADALKNKAKEMGVDIKVETNGSTGVKNRLTEDEINRASGIIVAADKKVEMARFNGKKVIQVPVVQGIKRPEELITQALNGDAPVYKHEGGGDKSSSSGGEKGGFYKHLMNGVSNMLPFVVGGGILIAISFMFGIKAYDPKDPSYNYIAKLLHDIGATNSFALMVPVLAGFIGMSIADRPGFAPAMVGGFIAANNGAGFIGGLIAGFLGGYVVVLLKKLFAKLPQSLDGIKPVLIYPLLGILITGAIMFIVIIAPVTAFNLWLQHVLSSMGTANRVLLGLVLGGMEAIDMGGPINKAAFTFGILMISAGNYHPHAAVMAGGMVPPLGIALATTFFKNRFTRQERDSGLTCYIMGLCFITEGAIPFAAADPARVIPASIVGSAVAGGLSLLFNIGLPAPHGGIFVVGIVNGNPLLYILSIAIGAVVTCLLLGILKKPIKTDEVEA, from the coding sequence ATGAAAATTACAGAACTTTTAAAGAAAGACACTATCATTCTAGATCTTAAAGCTAGTTCAAAAGCAGAAGTAATTGACGAATTAGTAAATAAGCTCGATAGTGCTGGGAGATTAAACAATAAAGAAGACTATAAAAATGCTATTTTAAAAAGAGAATCAGAATTTTCAACAGGTATTGGAGATGGAATAGCTATACCACATGCTAAAACAGCAGCAGTAAAGACACCAGCCCTTGCTTTTGGCCGATCTATTAAAGGTATAGATTATGATTCCCTAGATGGAAGCCCAGCTAATATATTTTTTATGATTGCAGCAAGTGAAGGGGCTAACAATACCCATTTAGAAACATTATCAAGATTGTCCACAATGCTTATGAATCCAGATTTCAAGGCAAAGCTTCTTGAAGTTAAGTCAGAGGATGAGGTTTTAAGTCTAATTGATAGTGAAGAGGAAGAAAAATTAGAAGAAGAAAGTTCAGAAGGTTCTGTTGTAGAAGAATCAGAAGGATCTAAAGGTTTAGTATTAGCTGTAACTGCTTGCCCTACAGGTATAGCACATACTTATATGGCAGCAGATGCCTTGAAAAATAAGGCTAAAGAAATGGGAGTAGACATAAAAGTAGAAACCAATGGTTCTACAGGTGTAAAAAACAGATTGACAGAGGACGAGATAAATAGGGCTTCTGGTATAATTGTAGCAGCAGATAAAAAAGTTGAAATGGCTAGATTTAATGGTAAAAAGGTAATTCAGGTTCCTGTAGTCCAGGGAATAAAAAGACCTGAAGAACTTATAACACAAGCACTAAATGGAGATGCGCCAGTATATAAACATGAAGGCGGCGGTGATAAATCATCATCTTCTGGTGGTGAAAAGGGTGGTTTCTATAAACATCTTATGAACGGTGTTTCAAATATGCTTCCCTTTGTTGTAGGTGGAGGTATACTAATAGCTATATCCTTTATGTTCGGAATAAAAGCTTATGATCCTAAGGATCCAAGTTATAATTATATAGCAAAATTACTTCATGATATTGGTGCTACGAATTCATTTGCACTTATGGTGCCTGTACTTGCAGGTTTTATCGGTATGAGTATAGCAGATAGACCTGGATTTGCACCGGCAATGGTGGGTGGTTTTATTGCAGCTAACAATGGTGCAGGATTTATAGGCGGATTAATTGCAGGTTTCTTAGGTGGTTATGTAGTAGTGTTACTTAAAAAGCTATTTGCAAAATTACCTCAGTCCCTTGATGGTATAAAACCGGTTTTAATTTATCCACTGCTTGGAATACTTATTACTGGTGCCATAATGTTTATAGTAATAATAGCTCCTGTAACAGCGTTTAACCTATGGTTACAGCATGTATTGAGTTCTATGGGAACAGCTAATAGAGTTTTACTTGGTTTAGTTTTAGGTGGAATGGAAGCTATTGATATGGGTGGTCCAATAAACAAAGCAGCCTTTACTTTTGGTATTCTTATGATAAGTGCTGGTAACTATCATCCACATGCTGCTGTTATGGCCGGTGGAATGGTACCTCCTCTTGGAATTGCATTGGCTACTACCTTCTTTAAAAATAGATTTACTAGGCAGGAAAGAGATTCTGGTTTGACTTGTTATATAATGGGATTATGTTTCATAACAGAAGGAGCAATACCTTTTGCGGCAGCAGACCCTGCTAGAGTAATACCAGCATCAATTGTTGGATCAGCAGTAGCTGGTGGACTTTCACTATTATTTAACATAGGCTTGCCAGCACCGCATGGTGGAATATTCGTAGTTGGAATAGTAAATGGAAATCCGCTGCTTTATATTCTATCTATTGCAATTGGTGCTGTAGTAACTTGCTTGTTACTTGGAATATTAAAAAAGCCTATCAAAACTGATGAAGTTGAAGCATAG
- the pfkB gene encoding 1-phosphofructokinase gives MIYTVTFNPAIDYVINVNDFKPGKVNRVVSEEKFAGGKGINVSRVLNNFGIKSKALGFIGGFTGKFIIDSLEAQGVDTDFIQVSGDTRINVKLKSNEETEINGGGPGITEADLEKLFKIISKLGSDDYLVLSGNVQSSVPRDIYSVLQEKCASNKVKVIVDTTGDALVATLKNKPFLIKPNNHELGEIFNVVLDKKDDIIKYAQKLREMGAENVIISMAEKGALLITDNGVYHASPAKGTVQNSVGAGDSVIAGFLANYSKNPDIIESFRWGATSGSATAFSKDLCKKEDVEHYLPQVIVTKLS, from the coding sequence ATGATATATACAGTGACTTTTAATCCAGCAATAGATTATGTCATAAATGTAAATGACTTCAAACCAGGAAAGGTTAATAGAGTGGTCAGCGAAGAGAAGTTTGCTGGTGGAAAAGGTATAAATGTCTCAAGAGTGTTAAATAACTTTGGAATAAAAAGTAAGGCCCTAGGTTTTATTGGAGGTTTTACAGGTAAATTTATAATTGATTCCTTAGAAGCTCAAGGTGTAGATACTGATTTTATACAGGTTTCAGGTGACACAAGAATAAATGTTAAGCTTAAATCAAATGAAGAAACAGAAATTAACGGCGGTGGACCAGGCATAACTGAAGCAGATCTTGAAAAACTATTTAAAATAATTAGTAAATTAGGTAGTGATGATTATTTGGTGTTATCTGGGAATGTACAAAGTTCAGTACCGAGAGATATATATTCTGTACTTCAGGAAAAATGTGCATCTAATAAGGTTAAGGTTATTGTTGATACTACAGGGGATGCTTTGGTTGCTACATTAAAAAATAAACCATTTTTAATAAAACCTAATAATCATGAATTAGGTGAAATATTTAACGTAGTTCTTGATAAAAAAGACGATATTATAAAATATGCCCAAAAGCTTAGAGAAATGGGTGCTGAAAATGTAATTATTTCTATGGCAGAAAAAGGAGCACTTTTAATTACTGATAATGGAGTTTATCATGCTTCACCAGCTAAAGGAACTGTACAAAATTCAGTAGGAGCAGGAGACTCGGTAATTGCAGGTTTTCTAGCAAATTATTCTAAAAATCCAGATATAATAGAATCATTTAGATGGGGTGCAACTTCTGGAAGTGCAACGGCATTTTCAAAAGACTTATGTAAAAAAGAAGATGTAGAACATTATTTACCGCAAGTAATCGTAACCAAGTTATCATAA
- a CDS encoding LexA family transcriptional regulator yields the protein MVLTEKQLKGLKLIQEYMDKHKYAPTVRELGEKIGLSSAKLVHSFVKDIEAKGYISSVNGCPTTIQILKRI from the coding sequence ATGGTATTGACAGAAAAACAATTAAAAGGGTTGAAATTAATACAAGAATACATGGATAAGCATAAATATGCTCCAACAGTGAGGGAACTGGGAGAAAAGATTGGATTAAGTTCTGCTAAATTAGTGCATTCATTTGTAAAAGATATTGAGGCAAAAGGATACATTTCCAGTGTAAACGGGTGCCCTACAACAATTCAAATATTAAAACGTATATAA
- a CDS encoding nitrogenase component 1, producing the protein MSYFDNKVAPKREHRLNFVGSAFGGSTCELLGCAKEGCLKNKKRSFSQATACQLGLVLGMALTMPDTIFIIHGPVGCGSQIHSSDFQVRSGTKARGGVPKPLIWLSTNLNEKDVINGGEAKLRETILEADKRYKPIAIIVMNTCSPSMIGDDIDEVVRSTQETVNAKIMPMHCEGIKSQVVANAYDTYYHGVGRNLDLSPNLLDNTKGNSGKFQLEEINYKKSKIVNLFNFGSLTYPDEVETIRLLETLGLKVRVFPNFAHPNDFRKLSEAALNISLCNVHDDYFLTFLKERFGTPYFIHNMPVGIKNTSEWFIEVAKQLNLEEKAKEVIAAEEQEVFSAIEPFRKVLKGKRVLITGGIIRVVSDAMLLDELGCEVIAVRAHHYDSLSTELYTKFNEKFPSVDVSVAPNQAFELINIINRDKPDICLTHAGAGVWVSKLGVPSLPLFGGSFNYFGYKGAFEVARRMTRLLKNSSFQHRLSENTSLPYKKEWYDKNPFAYIKD; encoded by the coding sequence ATGAGCTATTTTGATAATAAAGTTGCTCCTAAACGTGAACATAGATTGAATTTTGTGGGGAGTGCCTTTGGTGGCAGCACTTGTGAATTATTAGGTTGTGCTAAAGAGGGGTGCTTAAAGAATAAAAAAAGAAGTTTTTCTCAGGCAACTGCCTGTCAGCTAGGTTTAGTACTGGGAATGGCTCTTACAATGCCAGATACTATATTTATAATTCATGGTCCTGTAGGTTGTGGATCACAAATTCATTCATCGGATTTTCAAGTTAGGTCTGGAACAAAAGCTAGGGGTGGAGTTCCTAAGCCTTTAATATGGTTATCTACTAATCTCAATGAGAAAGATGTTATTAATGGAGGAGAAGCTAAACTGAGAGAAACCATATTGGAGGCTGATAAACGTTATAAACCAATAGCCATTATTGTTATGAATACCTGTTCACCAAGTATGATTGGTGATGATATTGATGAGGTGGTAAGAAGTACACAAGAGACTGTGAATGCAAAAATAATGCCAATGCACTGTGAGGGAATTAAATCTCAAGTAGTTGCTAACGCCTATGATACTTATTACCATGGAGTGGGTAGAAATTTGGATTTGTCTCCAAATTTATTAGATAATACAAAAGGAAACAGTGGAAAGTTCCAATTGGAAGAAATTAATTATAAAAAATCTAAAATTGTTAACCTATTCAATTTTGGTTCTCTGACCTATCCTGACGAGGTAGAGACCATAAGATTATTAGAGACATTAGGTCTTAAAGTAAGGGTTTTTCCGAATTTTGCTCATCCTAATGATTTTAGAAAATTGTCAGAAGCAGCTTTAAATATAAGTCTTTGTAATGTTCACGATGACTACTTTTTAACGTTTTTAAAGGAGAGGTTTGGTACTCCATATTTTATTCACAATATGCCTGTGGGTATAAAAAATACAAGTGAATGGTTTATAGAGGTGGCAAAACAGCTGAATTTAGAAGAAAAAGCAAAAGAAGTAATTGCTGCAGAGGAACAAGAAGTTTTTTCAGCAATAGAGCCTTTTAGAAAAGTTTTAAAAGGGAAAAGAGTGCTGATAACTGGAGGTATAATAAGGGTAGTATCTGATGCTATGCTTCTTGATGAATTAGGCTGTGAGGTCATAGCAGTTAGAGCCCACCATTATGACAGTTTAAGTACTGAACTTTATACAAAATTTAATGAGAAATTTCCATCGGTAGATGTAAGTGTAGCACCAAATCAAGCTTTTGAGTTAATTAATATAATAAATAGAGACAAACCAGATATATGTCTAACTCATGCAGGAGCCGGGGTATGGGTATCTAAGCTTGGAGTGCCATCCTTACCTCTATTTGGAGGATCATTTAATTATTTTGGATATAAAGGTGCTTTTGAAGTAGCAAGAAGGATGACAAGATTATTAAAAAATTCTTCTTTTCAGCATAGACTATCTGAGAATACAAGTTTACCTTATAAAAAAGAATGGTATGATAAAAATCCATTTGCATATATAAAAGACTAA
- a CDS encoding nitrogenase component 1: protein MTYIERPRFSCALGGALSTISALPRVVPIVHATSGCGANLFGAYMGGSGFWGSGYCGGSSVPTSGITENDIVFGGSSRLNEQIETTLEMIDADLFLVTTGCMTEIIGDDVEAVLRNFKDSKIPILSIETGGFRGNSYNGYEGVLEKLFNDYSNENTKKRKNLVNIFGLIPASDPFFRGDLVEIKRLLEKLGLEVNTFFTNDQTINNLRNASGALLNIVLSRTYGISVAESFKEKHGIPYYVSEIPIGPTATAEFLRDISKLLEIDNKKVEALIKQENENYYKYIERISDVYADSDFQHYAIVVGNANNTLSITKFLYEDLGWIPKFSVITDELDDNQKAVLNDRFEKLNVDKEIKLIYQTDASKIEEHLTNIIEVQKSEKYHDALSPLFILGSSWEKDFANKVGAKILSVSYPILNRAILDRGYAGYNGGLHLVEDLLDVIFTGR, encoded by the coding sequence ATGACATATATTGAAAGGCCTAGGTTTTCCTGTGCTCTTGGTGGTGCTTTAAGTACTATTAGTGCATTACCAAGAGTAGTTCCAATAGTTCATGCTACATCCGGGTGTGGAGCAAATCTTTTTGGTGCATATATGGGAGGCAGCGGATTTTGGGGATCGGGATACTGTGGAGGCAGTTCAGTGCCTACTTCAGGTATAACTGAAAATGATATTGTGTTTGGAGGATCTTCCAGATTAAATGAGCAGATAGAAACCACTCTGGAAATGATTGATGCAGATTTATTTTTAGTGACAACTGGATGTATGACAGAAATAATTGGAGACGATGTGGAAGCAGTTCTTAGAAATTTTAAAGATTCAAAAATTCCTATATTATCAATAGAAACAGGGGGATTTAGAGGAAATTCATATAATGGGTATGAAGGAGTATTAGAAAAATTATTTAATGACTACTCAAATGAAAACACAAAGAAAAGAAAAAATTTAGTAAATATTTTTGGATTAATTCCAGCTAGTGATCCTTTTTTTAGAGGGGATTTAGTTGAAATTAAAAGATTATTAGAGAAGCTGGGACTAGAAGTAAATACTTTTTTTACTAATGATCAAACCATAAATAATTTAAGAAATGCATCAGGAGCATTATTAAATATTGTTTTATCAAGGACCTATGGAATTAGTGTTGCAGAAAGTTTTAAGGAAAAGCATGGCATACCTTATTATGTTAGTGAGATTCCAATAGGCCCCACAGCTACAGCAGAATTTTTAAGAGATATTTCTAAGCTATTAGAGATAGATAATAAAAAAGTGGAAGCTTTAATAAAGCAGGAAAATGAAAATTATTATAAGTATATTGAAAGAATATCGGATGTATATGCAGATTCGGATTTTCAACATTATGCTATAGTTGTAGGAAATGCAAATAATACCCTATCAATAACAAAATTTTTATATGAAGATTTGGGATGGATACCTAAATTTTCAGTAATAACAGATGAACTTGATGATAATCAGAAAGCAGTTTTAAATGATAGATTTGAAAAGCTTAATGTTGATAAAGAAATTAAATTAATATATCAAACAGATGCTTCAAAAATTGAAGAGCATTTAACAAATATTATTGAAGTGCAAAAATCTGAAAAATACCATGATGCTCTTTCACCTCTATTTATACTAGGTAGTTCTTGGGAAAAAGATTTTGCTAATAAAGTTGGTGCAAAAATATTAAGTGTAAGTTATCCAATATTAAATAGAGCAATATTAGACAGAGGATACGCAGGATATAATGGCGGGCTGCATTTAGTGGAAGATTTATTAGATGTTATCTTTACAGGGAGGTAG
- a CDS encoding LysR family transcriptional regulator gives MALSQIEVFIKVIENRSFTKAGEELHMSQSAVSHSIALMEEELGLPLIIRDKKQGVMVSDFGARVLIAARNILKEVSQIKQAAAMEKGLDIGTIRIGSFPSATARLLPKIISRFKKQYSGIDILLFDGDNQEVSEWLSNGVIDISFTAKLEKSNNIIPLTKDKIFAVLPKNHPLLELQSIPISEFSDIPFIMPKSGCEPLIMGIFNSEGLSPSVQKFILMSQQLFGLGENL, from the coding sequence ATGGCACTTTCTCAAATAGAAGTCTTTATTAAGGTCATTGAAAATAGAAGTTTTACAAAAGCTGGAGAAGAACTACATATGAGTCAATCTGCTGTTAGTCATTCTATTGCACTTATGGAAGAGGAACTTGGTTTGCCATTGATTATACGTGATAAAAAACAGGGAGTAATGGTATCTGATTTTGGGGCACGTGTTTTAATAGCAGCTAGAAATATTTTAAAAGAGGTATCTCAAATTAAACAGGCAGCAGCTATGGAAAAAGGTCTTGATATAGGAACTATTAGAATTGGCAGTTTCCCAAGTGCTACTGCTCGCTTGCTACCCAAAATAATTTCTAGATTTAAAAAACAATATTCTGGTATAGATATTCTACTATTTGATGGGGATAATCAAGAAGTTTCAGAATGGCTTTCCAATGGAGTTATTGACATAAGTTTTACAGCCAAATTAGAAAAATCTAATAACATAATTCCTTTAACCAAGGACAAAATCTTTGCAGTTTTACCAAAAAATCATCCGCTGCTAGAACTTCAATCAATTCCCATTTCAGAATTCTCAGATATTCCATTTATCATGCCCAAAAGTGGTTGTGAACCTCTTATTATGGGAATTTTTAATAGTGAAGGGCTGTCTCCATCTGTGCAAAAATTTATTTTAATGAGTCAACAATTGTTTGGATTAGGAGAAAATTTATAG
- a CDS encoding TetR/AcrR family transcriptional regulator — translation MDKKLGRPRSEKTKTDILNASYDLLIENGFGAVTVEKIAERAGVSKATIYKWWPNKAAVVIDGFLNATNVKLPIPDTGSTIDDMFIQVNNFVKFLMSRKGNVITEIIAEGQFDPKLADIYRKAYFKPRRSISKQILERGISRGELRKDLNMELSIDLIWGPVFYRLLITGEVLDDIFVRNLINYVFEGIKINS, via the coding sequence ATGGATAAAAAATTAGGACGCCCTCGTAGTGAAAAAACAAAAACAGATATTCTTAATGCGTCATATGATTTATTAATAGAAAATGGATTTGGAGCAGTAACCGTTGAAAAGATTGCTGAAAGAGCTGGAGTTAGCAAAGCTACTATTTATAAATGGTGGCCAAATAAAGCTGCTGTTGTTATAGATGGTTTCTTAAATGCTACTAATGTGAAGCTTCCAATACCTGATACAGGGTCAACTATTGATGATATGTTCATTCAAGTCAATAATTTTGTAAAATTTCTAATGAGCAGAAAGGGAAATGTAATTACTGAAATAATAGCTGAAGGACAGTTTGATCCAAAGCTCGCTGATATATATCGTAAAGCATATTTTAAGCCTCGCCGAAGTATTTCAAAACAAATTTTAGAGCGTGGAATTTCAAGAGGAGAATTAAGAAAAGACCTGAATATGGAATTAAGTATTGATTTAATTTGGGGGCCTGTATTCTATAGATTATTGATAACTGGAGAAGTACTTGATGATATTTTTGTAAGAAACTTGATAAACTATGTATTTGAAGGAATCAAGATAAATTCTTAG
- a CDS encoding flavodoxin family protein, producing MKVVAFNGSPAKAGNTYHGIKIVIDELEKEGIETEIIHVGNKSIRGCIACKNCTKNKNGKCVITTDPVNEWIEKMKEADGIILGSPVHYSSIAGAMKSFLDRAFRVAEANDSMLRHKVGAAVVAVRRAGGIPTFDQLNNYINHSEMLIPTSNYWNVINGTAPGEAMQDEEGIQIMRILGKNMAWLMKLIENGEGIVKKPEMETKIFTNFIR from the coding sequence ATGAAAGTTGTAGCTTTTAATGGAAGTCCTGCTAAAGCAGGAAATACCTATCATGGAATAAAAATAGTTATTGATGAACTTGAAAAAGAAGGTATAGAAACAGAAATAATTCATGTAGGAAATAAGTCTATTAGAGGATGTATTGCTTGTAAAAATTGTACAAAAAATAAAAATGGAAAGTGTGTTATTACTACTGATCCAGTTAATGAATGGATTGAAAAGATGAAAGAAGCTGATGGAATAATTTTAGGGTCCCCTGTTCACTATTCATCCATTGCTGGAGCAATGAAATCATTTTTAGATAGAGCTTTTCGTGTGGCAGAAGCCAATGATAGCATGTTAAGACATAAGGTTGGTGCAGCAGTTGTAGCAGTAAGACGTGCAGGTGGAATTCCAACCTTCGATCAGTTAAATAACTATATTAATCATTCTGAAATGCTTATACCAACTTCAAATTATTGGAATGTTATTAACGGGACAGCACCAGGGGAGGCAATGCAGGATGAAGAAGGGATTCAAATAATGAGGATACTTGGTAAAAATATGGCATGGCTTATGAAGCTTATTGAAAATGGTGAAGGAATTGTAAAGAAGCCTGAAATGGAAACAAAAATATTTACTAATTTTATTCGTTAA